One region of Streptomyces rishiriensis genomic DNA includes:
- the rpmJ gene encoding 50S ribosomal protein L36 translates to MKVKPSVKKICDKCRVIRRHGRVMVICENPRHKQRQG, encoded by the coding sequence ATGAAGGTCAAGCCGAGCGTCAAGAAGATCTGCGACAAGTGCAGGGTGATCCGCCGTCACGGTCGGGTCATGGTCATTTGCGAGAACCCGCGCCACAAGCAGCGCCAGGGCTGA
- the infA gene encoding translation initiation factor IF-1, with product MAKKQGAIEIEGTVVESLPNAMFKVELQNGHQVLAHISGKMRMHYIRILPDDRVVVELSPYDLTRGRIVYRYK from the coding sequence GTGGCCAAGAAGCAAGGTGCCATCGAGATCGAGGGCACTGTCGTCGAGTCTCTTCCGAACGCCATGTTCAAGGTCGAGCTCCAGAACGGCCACCAGGTCCTGGCACACATCAGCGGCAAGATGCGTATGCACTACATCCGTATCCTCCCTGACGACCGGGTCGTGGTGGAGCTGTCTCCGTACGACCTCACGCGTGGCCGGATCGTCTACCGCTACAAGTAG
- the rpsM gene encoding 30S ribosomal protein S13 has product MARVSGVDIPREKRVEVALTYVFGIGRTLSQETLAATGVDPNTRVRDLSEEQLVAIREYVDANIKTEGDLRREIQADIRRKVEIGSYQGLRHRRGLPVRGQRTSTNARTRKGPRRAIAGKKKPGKK; this is encoded by the coding sequence ATGGCACGCGTTTCCGGTGTCGACATCCCGCGCGAAAAGCGTGTGGAGGTCGCCCTCACCTACGTGTTCGGCATCGGCCGGACCCTCTCCCAGGAGACGCTGGCAGCGACCGGCGTCGACCCGAACACCCGCGTTCGCGACCTCTCCGAGGAGCAGCTCGTCGCGATCCGCGAGTACGTGGACGCCAACATCAAGACCGAGGGTGACCTCCGTCGCGAGATCCAGGCCGACATCCGCCGCAAGGTCGAGATCGGTAGCTACCAGGGTCTCCGTCACCGTCGTGGTCTGCCTGTCCGCGGTCAGCGCACCAGCACGAACGCTCGTACCCGCAAGGGCCCGCGTCGCGCCATCGCCGGCAAGAAGAAGCCGGGCAAGAAGTAG